The Bacillus sp. Y1 genome includes the window ATATCGAGGGTCTAGGTCACGCGATCAGTGCTGCATTCATTGCCACCTTATTAGGTATTTTCACCGGTTATGTATTATGGCATCCATTTGCAAACAAATTGAAGCGTAAGTCTAAGCAAGAAGTAAAGATTAAACAAATGATGGTAGAGGGGATTCTATCCATTCTAGAAGGGGAAGCTCCTCGAGTTATTGAAACAAAACTAGCTTCTTACCTACCAGGTAGTGAAAAGAAGAAGTTCTTAGCTGCGACAGGAGAACCGGCAAATGAGTAAGCGCCATAAGAAGCATCATCATGAGGAGCATGTTGACGAATCTTGGTTAATTCCTTACGCTGACCTTTTAACTCTCCTGCTAGCTTTGTTTATCGTATTATTTTCAATGAGTTCATTGGATGCGAAAAAGTTTCAAGCGATGGCAGAAGTGTTTAATGCTCAATTTACGAGTGGAACGGGAATATTTGAGTTTCCAAGCCCGGTTCCTGAAGAAGGGGCAACTGCACCAGACGAGCAGCAAAATGACTCTGAAAATACCGAAAAATCCCAAGCTCAATCTCAAGGGATGACAGAAGAGCAAAAGCAGCAGCTAGCAGAACAAGCGGAACAGGTTGAGCTCCAAGCCATTCAAGCAAAGGTAAACGAGTATATAACGAGCAAAGGGTTAGAAGATAAACTTGAAACAACTCTCGAAGATGATGGATTACACGTAACGATACGAGACAATGTTTTATTTGAATCGGGCAGTGACTCAGTGAGAACCCAAGATTTAACCATTGTTAGGGAGATCTCAGATTTACTCGTTATGGATCCAGCGCGAAGTGTTATTATCAGTGGACATACAGATAATGTTCCGATTAAAAATGCAAGGTTCTCTTCTAACTGGGAGCTAAGCGTCATGCGTGCTATTAACTTTATGAAAATCTTACTCGAAAACGACAAGCTCGATCCTA containing:
- the motB gene encoding flagellar motor protein MotB yields the protein MSKRHKKHHHEEHVDESWLIPYADLLTLLLALFIVLFSMSSLDAKKFQAMAEVFNAQFTSGTGIFEFPSPVPEEGATAPDEQQNDSENTEKSQAQSQGMTEEQKQQLAEQAEQVELQAIQAKVNEYITSKGLEDKLETTLEDDGLHVTIRDNVLFESGSDSVRTQDLTIVREISDLLVMDPARSVIISGHTDNVPIKNARFSSNWELSVMRAINFMKILLENDKLDPSWFSAKGYGEFQPIASNEDAAGKAKNRRVEILILPRTAD